One genomic segment of Fusobacterium sp. IOR10 includes these proteins:
- a CDS encoding chemotaxis protein CheA, whose translation MKKEESLFDIFLYETTHLLDEMETKLLEAESNKRTNKEWIDNVFRIMHTIKGSSAMLNFKKLSELSHGLEDVYSFIRDNNIELTSEIIDISLEVVSFIKNEIETLEENGDLGKDITPLKNRIKLIFENSKNFKGKKSNYKVKIKFKKDCMMEDIRALDAKNKLEKISKVLETFPTILKGPESCKEISEKGVSFLVNSDSKESEINNMLKKILFVEKSSVTPYEFKDLKKVEEEEEEEEEIEDIKDRKHYISVDVNKLDNLLNTVIELVTSRAVLEDRVLKEFNKSEEIENLFYNLNERIKELQENVMEIRMLPINRVFSSMKRLVRDMSRNENKKIELKFVGEETEVDKNIIEDLYNPIMHIIRNAVDHGIESRETRENLGKSSVGTIILKAKTEGGNIIISICDDGKGLDRKAILNKAIDKGYIKKSNREITDKEIYSLIMKPGFSTTETINEYSGRGVGMDIVYEDVKKLGGVVKIDSKENTGTTIDLIIPLTLSIVSGIKIISNNISYIVPINSMKLIFKEKREDIVKDTNGNMFIVIDNINYPLINLNSYYADSNYIDNRNKIIMLIEASEEEKFAIAFDEIGGEYQVVVKTFPKYLKKCTKSLRGLSGCTTMGDGTISYIVDVTGLALELNKKVSE comes from the coding sequence ATGAAAAAAGAAGAAAGTTTGTTTGATATATTTTTATATGAAACAACTCACCTCCTAGATGAAATGGAAACTAAATTATTAGAAGCAGAATCAAATAAAAGAACAAATAAAGAATGGATAGACAATGTTTTTAGAATTATGCACACAATAAAAGGATCTTCTGCCATGCTTAATTTTAAAAAATTGTCAGAACTTTCCCATGGGTTAGAAGATGTATACTCCTTTATAAGGGATAATAATATAGAATTAACTTCTGAGATTATAGATATTTCTTTAGAAGTTGTTTCCTTTATAAAAAATGAAATAGAAACTCTTGAGGAAAATGGTGACCTAGGAAAAGATATAACCCCCTTAAAAAATAGAATAAAATTAATTTTTGAAAATTCGAAAAATTTTAAAGGGAAAAAATCCAACTATAAGGTTAAAATAAAATTTAAAAAAGATTGTATGATGGAAGATATAAGAGCTTTAGATGCTAAAAATAAATTAGAAAAAATTTCAAAAGTACTAGAAACTTTCCCTACTATTTTAAAAGGTCCAGAGTCTTGTAAGGAAATTAGTGAAAAGGGAGTTTCTTTTTTAGTTAATAGTGATTCTAAGGAATCAGAAATAAATAATATGTTAAAAAAAATATTATTTGTTGAAAAATCTTCAGTTACTCCATATGAATTTAAAGATTTAAAAAAAGTTGAAGAGGAAGAAGAAGAAGAAGAGGAAATTGAAGATATTAAAGATCGTAAGCATTATATAAGTGTTGATGTAAATAAACTAGATAACCTTTTAAATACAGTTATTGAACTGGTTACTTCTAGAGCAGTTCTTGAGGACAGGGTGTTAAAGGAATTTAATAAATCAGAGGAAATAGAAAATTTATTTTATAACTTAAATGAAAGAATAAAGGAACTTCAAGAAAATGTTATGGAAATTAGAATGTTACCTATAAACAGAGTTTTTTCTAGCATGAAAAGATTAGTAAGGGATATGTCAAGAAATGAAAACAAAAAAATAGAGTTAAAATTTGTTGGGGAAGAAACTGAAGTTGACAAAAATATCATAGAAGATTTATATAATCCAATTATGCATATAATAAGAAATGCTGTTGATCATGGGATAGAATCTAGAGAGACTAGGGAAAATTTAGGGAAATCTTCTGTTGGAACTATTATATTAAAAGCAAAAACTGAAGGTGGAAATATAATAATATCAATTTGTGATGATGGGAAAGGCTTGGACAGAAAAGCAATATTAAACAAAGCAATTGATAAGGGTTATATTAAAAAAAGCAATAGAGAAATAACAGATAAAGAAATATATTCTTTAATAATGAAACCTGGTTTCTCAACCACTGAAACAATTAATGAATATTCAGGACGAGGAGTTGGAATGGATATTGTTTATGAGGATGTGAAGAAATTAGGTGGTGTAGTTAAAATAGATAGTAAAGAAAATACTGGAACAACTATTGATTTAATTATACCTTTGACCTTATCAATTGTTAGTGGAATAAAAATAATATCAAATAATATAAGCTATATAGTGCCTATTAATTCAATGAAATTAATATTTAAAGAAAAAAGAGAAGATATAGTGAAAGATACAAATGGAAATATGTTTATAGTGATAGACAATATAAACTATCCTTTGATAAATTTAAATAGTTACTATGCTGACTCTAATTATATAGATAATAGGAATAAAATTATAATGTTAATAGAAGCTAGTGAAGAAGAAAAATTTGCCATTGCCTTTGATGAAATAGGGGGAGAATATCAAGTTGTAGTTAAAACATTTCCTAAATATTTGAAAAAATGTACAAAGTCCCTAAGGGGTTTAAGTGGTTGTACAACTATGGGAGATGGAACAATTAGTTATATTGTTGATGTAACTGGATTAGCTCTTGAATTAAATAAGAAAGTGAGTGAATAG
- a CDS encoding chemotaxis protein CheW: MVKKSYMLFSIKDRYYAVNVDYIQEIINSVKILDIPRKKDYCEGIISLRGEILPIINGRKIFNIEKPNLKDDETVIILKNKEDYFGLLVEKVIDVLKIREDEFLEANAKNNIQGIIKSNEKLYKFKNYTVIVLDINFFDKI; encoded by the coding sequence ATGGTGAAAAAAAGTTATATGTTGTTTTCAATAAAGGATAGGTATTATGCTGTTAATGTGGATTATATTCAAGAAATAATAAACTCAGTTAAGATATTAGATATACCTAGAAAAAAGGATTATTGTGAAGGAATTATTAGTTTAAGGGGAGAAATTTTGCCAATAATTAATGGTAGAAAAATTTTTAATATAGAAAAACCAAACTTAAAAGATGATGAAACTGTTATAATTCTTAAAAATAAAGAAGATTATTTTGGACTTTTAGTAGAAAAAGTCATAGATGTCTTAAAAATCAGGGAAGATGAATTTTTAGAAGCCAATGCAAAAAATAATATTCAAGGAATCATAAAATCAAATGAGAAATTGTATAAGTTCAAAAACTATACTGTGATAGTATTGGATATTAATTTTTTTGATAAAATATAG
- a CDS encoding protein-glutamate O-methyltransferase CheR, which translates to MELLKEDFDKIQKQIISFYGINLSRKYELVKNRLTTFAIDEKYNNLHEFIEEINKNPFLYKELVNRLTTNYTYFFREREHFEILKKVIIPKLIMGNPNNLKIKIWSAGCSKGNEAYSIAIALEEILGLKMNYSIYGTDISTKVLNFANKGLYTKEDLKKVENNRIEKYFKKVKEDKFQVIDNLMKKVYFSELNLMLPFNPFFNNFNVIFCRNVMIYFPLDIKLKLINKFYNALQPGGYLIIGKSEILPGIKNKFKLVQQSVYRKEL; encoded by the coding sequence ATGGAATTATTAAAAGAAGATTTTGATAAAATTCAAAAACAGATAATTTCATTTTATGGGATAAATCTTTCTAGAAAATACGAATTAGTAAAAAATAGATTAACAACTTTTGCTATTGATGAAAAATATAATAATCTGCATGAATTTATAGAAGAAATAAATAAAAATCCTTTTTTATATAAAGAATTAGTAAATAGGCTAACTACAAATTATACATATTTTTTTAGAGAAAGAGAACATTTTGAAATATTAAAGAAAGTTATAATTCCTAAATTGATAATGGGAAACCCAAACAATTTAAAAATTAAAATTTGGTCTGCTGGATGTTCAAAGGGGAATGAAGCTTACTCAATAGCAATTGCCCTAGAAGAGATCCTAGGTTTAAAAATGAATTATTCAATATATGGGACAGATATATCAACAAAAGTTCTTAATTTTGCAAACAAAGGTCTTTATACAAAGGAAGATTTAAAAAAAGTAGAAAATAATAGGATAGAAAAGTATTTTAAAAAAGTTAAAGAGGATAAGTTTCAAGTTATAGATAATTTAATGAAAAAAGTATATTTTTCAGAATTAAATTTAATGTTGCCCTTTAATCCATTTTTTAATAATTTTAATGTAATATTTTGTAGAAATGTTATGATTTATTTCCCTTTGGATATAAAACTAAAATTAATAAATAAGTTTTATAATGCTTTACAACCAGGGGGTTATCTTATTATAGGTAAAAGCGAAATTTTACCAGGGATAAAAAACAAATTTAAATTAGTGCAACAATCTGTTTATAGAAAGGAGCTCTAA
- a CDS encoding chemotaxis protein CheW encodes MYRNKKIQLLEFKINNSYYALKIDQVKEIVVDVEKQQVLNSFNFINGIFKYRDEIYTALDMELIFESDIVYEKEIYLLTYNEKNINIALRLNEIVSIHELNSDDIETPDLIDTASENLFINGIVNLKENHLIQIIDINKLIEFIETLKDIKIEEKKGE; translated from the coding sequence ATGTATAGGAATAAAAAAATACAGCTTTTAGAATTCAAGATTAACAACAGTTACTATGCTTTAAAAATAGATCAAGTAAAGGAAATAGTTGTTGATGTTGAAAAACAACAGGTACTTAATTCTTTTAATTTTATTAATGGAATTTTTAAATACCGAGATGAAATTTATACAGCTTTAGATATGGAATTAATATTTGAAAGTGATATTGTTTATGAAAAGGAAATTTATTTATTAACTTATAATGAAAAAAATATAAATATTGCTTTAAGATTAAATGAAATTGTTTCAATTCATGAATTAAACTCAGATGATATAGAGACTCCAGATTTAATAGACACTGCAAGTGAAAATTTATTTATAAATGGTATTGTGAATTTAAAGGAAAATCATTTGATTCAGATTATAGATATAAATAAATTAATCGAATTTATAGAAACATTAAAAGACATTAAAATAGAAGAAAAAAAAGGAGAATAA
- a CDS encoding methyl-accepting chemotaxis protein — MLKNMKISKFLVSITIILTVVTCAIGSFSIHSARHVEKSFESLIKNGGKMDSVDFLSSIRTNTNTCARIVEEIFIVENKENDNASISNYKNFKIKTLDEVSQFKKTSINETGIIDEYESNLKNWFNLTDRMIKLYEEGNIKEARRLYIDGSNKGINEILKTVSKIEKNISDSREHVILRASTYMSKFKTIMLVLIILAVLLSLTISVVLNKIIREPLEITKKAINDFANGNLHSELEYSSKNEFGEMIEIVKNSLNKINSYIKDTERVLKTMSAGNFDYEDKIEYLGDFREMETLYYEYSVEMSNMILKIKNAAKQVSEASGQVAESSQEMAKGSIEQAAAIEKLTDEMNNINISIGNNNKMVDKTVSLTKKTNEILKTGSEQMTDLRFAMDEISDTAKKIHKIIKTIDDISFRTNILALNAAVEAARAGDAGRGFSVVATEVRNLAQKSAEAARLTTDLIESSMSAVEKGVLITNKTVKTIEEVKEKSTDIDTAIKTIAETSKEQYNSVNNISENMNQISSVVQLSSATSEESAAVSEELFSQARILIELISKYNLRKIKK, encoded by the coding sequence ATGTTAAAAAATATGAAAATTAGTAAATTTCTAGTATCAATAACGATAATATTAACTGTTGTAACTTGTGCAATAGGTTCTTTTAGTATCCACAGTGCAAGACATGTGGAAAAATCCTTTGAGTCCCTAATAAAAAATGGTGGAAAAATGGATTCAGTAGACTTTTTATCTAGTATTAGAACAAATACAAATACTTGTGCTAGAATAGTTGAAGAAATTTTTATTGTTGAAAATAAAGAAAATGATAATGCTTCAATTTCTAATTATAAAAACTTTAAAATAAAGACATTAGATGAAGTATCTCAATTCAAAAAAACTTCTATTAATGAAACAGGAATTATAGATGAGTATGAGTCAAATTTAAAAAATTGGTTTAATTTAACAGATAGAATGATTAAATTATATGAGGAAGGGAATATAAAAGAAGCTCGTAGATTATATATAGATGGTTCAAATAAAGGAATAAATGAAATATTAAAAACAGTTTCCAAGATAGAAAAAAATATAAGTGATAGCAGAGAACATGTTATTCTTAGAGCTTCAACTTATATGAGTAAATTTAAAACTATTATGTTAGTACTAATAATTTTAGCTGTGCTATTATCATTAACAATAAGTGTAGTTTTAAATAAGATAATCAGAGAGCCACTGGAGATAACTAAAAAAGCTATTAATGATTTTGCCAATGGAAATTTACATTCAGAATTGGAATATTCATCAAAAAATGAATTTGGAGAAATGATAGAAATAGTTAAAAATAGTTTAAATAAAATAAATTCATACATTAAGGATACAGAAAGAGTTCTTAAAACAATGTCAGCTGGAAATTTTGATTATGAGGACAAAATAGAATATTTAGGAGATTTTAGAGAAATGGAAACATTATACTATGAATATAGTGTTGAAATGTCTAATATGATATTAAAAATAAAAAATGCAGCAAAACAAGTGTCTGAAGCTTCTGGGCAAGTTGCAGAAAGCTCTCAAGAGATGGCAAAGGGTTCAATTGAACAAGCTGCAGCTATAGAGAAGTTAACAGATGAAATGAATAATATAAATATATCAATTGGAAATAATAATAAAATGGTTGATAAAACAGTTTCTCTAACTAAAAAAACAAATGAAATACTTAAAACAGGTTCAGAACAAATGACTGATTTAAGATTTGCCATGGATGAAATTTCAGATACAGCAAAGAAAATTCATAAAATAATAAAAACAATAGATGACATTTCATTTAGAACAAACATACTTGCTTTAAATGCAGCAGTTGAAGCAGCTCGTGCTGGGGATGCTGGTAGAGGTTTCTCAGTGGTAGCAACAGAGGTTCGTAATTTAGCTCAAAAGTCAGCAGAAGCAGCTAGACTAACAACTGATTTAATAGAAAGTTCAATGTCAGCAGTTGAAAAGGGAGTTTTAATAACTAATAAAACAGTTAAAACAATTGAAGAAGTAAAAGAAAAATCAACTGATATAGACACAGCAATAAAAACAATAGCAGAAACATCTAAGGAACAATATAATTCAGTTAATAATATTTCAGAAAATATGAATCAAATATCTTCAGTTGTGCAATTATCATCTGCAACTTCAGAAGAAAGTGCAGCAGTAAGTGAAGAATTATTCAGTCAAGCAAGAATATTAATAGAATTAATATCAAAGTATAATTTAAGAAAAATTAAAAAGTAA
- a CDS encoding diguanylate cyclase domain-containing protein, translated as MKPNIMIVDDSLIARKSFSNIFHDTYNIVEVESGFLALNILAEEKEKIDLILLDLIMPEISGIEVLRYIKMNPKFANLPIVVISNDEKQQLDALNSGAWDFVSKLENKEIIKARIKNVLARRRIEEVENENQMMDEMLRNVLYYSKDVVFQLNLKDNNLNYYGTFSNKSKDKMSNNIKDFNPENFVHHDDIKLLEALKKRVIEGKTNINSEIRIKIKDDIYVWCQLIITGIKNIEGKVNKIFGKLSDIHEYKEAVTEAIHISNIDPLTKLFNRRALDSCLEKHILNKNTLKAYIIVDVDNFKNVNDTYGHANGDLILKYISKILRETFDENSVIARIGGDEFSIFLKNAKDIEYIEEKLMKLIELTKKPIKISTGEEYTQSLSVGCCIIPKNSNLSLEYIFNMADKALYKSKENGKNRYTISNY; from the coding sequence ATGAAACCTAATATTATGATCGTTGATGATTCATTAATAGCAAGAAAAAGTTTCAGTAATATTTTTCACGATACTTATAATATAGTAGAAGTTGAATCAGGCTTTTTGGCCCTTAATATACTAGCAGAGGAAAAAGAAAAAATAGATTTAATTCTATTGGACTTAATTATGCCAGAAATAAGTGGAATAGAAGTACTCAGGTATATTAAAATGAATCCTAAATTTGCTAATTTACCAATAGTTGTAATAAGTAATGATGAAAAACAGCAATTGGATGCCCTAAATTCTGGAGCTTGGGATTTTGTTTCAAAATTAGAAAACAAAGAAATAATAAAAGCTAGAATAAAAAATGTTCTAGCTAGAAGAAGAATAGAAGAAGTTGAAAATGAAAATCAAATGATGGATGAAATGTTAAGAAATGTTCTATACTATTCAAAAGATGTGGTATTTCAATTGAATTTAAAAGATAATAATTTAAATTATTACGGAACATTTTCCAATAAAAGTAAAGATAAGATGAGCAATAATATTAAAGATTTTAATCCTGAAAATTTTGTTCATCATGATGATATTAAATTATTAGAGGCCCTTAAAAAAAGAGTAATAGAAGGAAAAACCAATATAAATTCAGAAATAAGAATCAAAATAAAGGATGATATATATGTTTGGTGTCAACTTATTATAACAGGAATAAAAAATATAGAAGGAAAAGTAAATAAAATATTTGGAAAGCTAAGTGATATTCATGAGTATAAAGAAGCAGTAACAGAAGCTATCCATATTTCGAATATTGATCCTCTTACTAAATTATTTAATAGAAGAGCTTTAGATAGTTGTTTAGAAAAACATATTTTAAATAAAAATACTTTAAAAGCTTATATAATTGTTGATGTTGATAATTTTAAAAATGTAAATGACACCTATGGACATGCCAATGGGGATCTTATATTAAAATATATATCTAAAATTTTAAGGGAAACTTTTGACGAAAATTCAGTAATTGCTAGAATAGGTGGAGATGAATTTTCAATATTCTTAAAAAATGCAAAAGATATTGAATATATAGAAGAAAAATTAATGAAGTTAATAGAGTTAACAAAAAAACCTATAAAAATATCAACAGGGGAAGAATATACTCAAAGTTTAAGTGTAGGATGTTGTATAATTCCTAAAAATTCTAATTTATCTTTAGAATATATATTTAATATGGCAGATAAAGCCCTTTATAAAAGCAAAGAAAATGGTAAAAATAGATATACTATTTCAAATTATTAG
- a CDS encoding PhoH family protein produces MRKIFILDTNVLIHDPNAIYNFRGNDVILPIEVLEEIDILKQKQTTAAHARMVSRVIEEIRSKGDISKGVELPNDILFRVEINRNLDLIPDGLRKDVVDNHILAVVIETMKNNPGENVIFVTKDINLRIKADAVGIVVEDYSTDKVEYEELDRGYKEIQVSKEIFNKYDKSGKINVEELDLGFEPTPNFYFVIKSGQEETFGKYNDGKVKKFLNGDINAWGARARNQEQRFAMDLLMDEDVKAVTLVGKAGTGKTLLSIAAGLEQVVERKKYSKLYIARPIIPMGKDLGYLPGSEKEKLRPWMQPIFDNIELLSDIKGEKAGEKVIAGLESMGLLKVEALTYIRGRSIPNGFIIIDEAQNLTPLEIKTIITRVGENTKIVFTGDPEQIDSPYLDSNSNGLTYTAEKLKNEKIVGHITLVKGERSTLAEISSKLL; encoded by the coding sequence ATGAGAAAAATATTCATATTAGATACTAATGTTTTGATTCATGATCCAAATGCAATTTATAATTTTAGGGGTAACGATGTTATTTTACCTATTGAAGTGTTAGAAGAAATAGACATATTGAAGCAGAAACAAACCACAGCAGCTCATGCAAGAATGGTCTCTAGAGTCATAGAAGAAATTCGAAGTAAAGGGGATATTTCAAAGGGAGTAGAACTTCCAAACGATATCTTATTTAGAGTTGAAATAAATAGAAATTTAGATTTAATACCTGATGGTTTGAGAAAAGATGTTGTGGATAATCATATTTTAGCAGTTGTCATTGAAACTATGAAAAATAATCCAGGTGAAAATGTTATTTTTGTAACAAAGGATATTAATTTAAGAATAAAAGCTGATGCAGTTGGAATAGTAGTTGAAGATTATTCAACTGATAAGGTTGAATATGAAGAATTAGATAGAGGTTATAAAGAAATCCAAGTTAGTAAGGAAATATTTAACAAATATGATAAATCTGGAAAAATTAATGTTGAAGAACTAGATTTGGGATTTGAACCTACACCTAATTTTTATTTTGTTATAAAATCTGGTCAAGAGGAAACTTTTGGAAAATACAATGATGGAAAGGTTAAAAAATTCTTAAATGGAGATATTAATGCTTGGGGAGCTAGAGCTAGAAATCAAGAACAAAGATTTGCAATGGATTTATTAATGGATGAAGATGTGAAAGCTGTAACCTTAGTTGGAAAAGCAGGAACAGGAAAAACTTTATTATCCATAGCAGCAGGCTTAGAACAAGTTGTGGAAAGAAAAAAATATTCTAAACTTTATATAGCAAGACCTATAATTCCAATGGGTAAAGATTTAGGATATTTACCAGGAAGTGAAAAGGAGAAACTAAGACCTTGGATGCAACCAATATTTGACAATATAGAGCTTCTAAGTGATATAAAAGGGGAAAAAGCAGGAGAAAAAGTTATAGCAGGTTTGGAATCTATGGGTCTTTTAAAGGTTGAAGCTTTAACTTATATTAGAGGTAGAAGTATTCCAAATGGTTTTATAATAATTGACGAAGCTCAAAATTTAACTCCTCTTGAAATAAAAACAATAATTACAAGGGTTGGAGAAAATACAAAAATTGTATTTACTGGAGATCCAGAACAAATAGATAGTCCTTATTTAGACAGCAATTCCAATGGACTAACATATACTGCTGAAAAATTAAAAAATGAAAAAATAGTAGGACATATAACTTTAGTAAAGGGTGAAAGATCTACTTTAGCAGAAATTTCATCAAAATTATTATAA
- a CDS encoding IclR family transcriptional regulator, producing MLLKLFMIKSLSKAIEILEVLKKSPKGCSLFQIYTTLGIPKSTAHGILKTLMEKVYVLKDENTHFYRLGPALISLGKVASLELNIQNIAYLALEKLSLELGVDSFLMIPIGYKGTIIERVDGLQSVKIIENYGNEFYLHCGAMRKAILAYKEASFIEDYMKDIIEKNENTQISQSKLKQDLNKIKDEGVAVSYGEYAKGTIGIGAPIYNSSGKVIASLGINLLETKDLTDERVKELKKIVREKSAEVSKGMGYL from the coding sequence TTGTTACTTAAATTATTTATGATTAAAAGCCTAAGTAAAGCTATTGAAATTTTAGAAGTTTTAAAAAAATCACCAAAAGGATGTAGTCTTTTTCAAATATATACAACACTAGGTATTCCTAAGAGTACGGCGCATGGAATTTTAAAAACTTTAATGGAAAAAGTGTATGTTTTAAAAGATGAAAATACTCATTTTTATAGATTAGGTCCAGCACTAATTTCTTTAGGTAAGGTAGCCTCTTTAGAGTTGAATATTCAAAATATAGCTTATTTAGCTTTAGAAAAATTATCTCTAGAACTAGGGGTAGATTCATTTTTAATGATTCCCATTGGTTATAAAGGAACTATAATAGAGAGAGTAGATGGGTTGCAGAGCGTTAAAATAATTGAAAATTATGGGAATGAATTTTATCTTCATTGTGGGGCTATGAGAAAAGCTATTTTGGCTTATAAAGAAGCATCTTTCATAGAGGATTATATGAAAGATATTATTGAAAAAAATGAGAATACACAAATTTCACAATCAAAATTGAAACAAGATTTAAATAAAATTAAAGATGAAGGAGTGGCAGTATCTTATGGTGAGTATGCAAAAGGTACAATAGGAATAGGAGCTCCAATTTATAATAGCAGCGGAAAAGTTATAGCGTCTTTAGGAATTAATTTATTAGAAACTAAAGACTTAACAGACGAAAGAGTAAAAGAATTAAAAAAAATAGTTAGAGAGAAATCTGCAGAAGTGTCAAAGGGTATGGGTTATCTATAA
- a CDS encoding transposase, whose protein sequence is MSHNYSIKSLLNLKDNNIFFDSNFVKDLNIKGIICKVFFAKLTYSPAHCECCGSVNHDSIIKYGFKNTLIKIPMISNYNTVNRIVNSFYKYHLPNFNYLPKKLCFDEFRSVKECSGAISFVFCDAESHKIIDILEDRRLNQLRNYFSKYSQKAKISSHYMLTSIKTYIKYLAYIKNSLNYPFSNGPIEGINNKIKVMRGSHLDTKVFTI, encoded by the coding sequence TTGTCTCATAATTATTCTATCAAATCTTTACTAAATTTAAAAGATAATAATATTTTTTTTGACAGTAATTTCGTTAAAGATCTTAATATTAAAGGAATTATCTGCAAAGTATTTTTTGCTAAACTTACATATTCTCCTGCGCATTGTGAATGTTGCGGTTCTGTTAATCATGATTCTATCATTAAATATGGATTTAAAAATACTCTAATTAAAATACCTATGATTTCTAATTATAATACTGTAAATAGAATAGTTAATTCTTTTTATAAATATCATTTGCCTAATTTTAATTATTTACCTAAAAAATTATGTTTTGATGAATTTAGATCAGTTAAAGAATGCTCTGGAGCAATATCCTTTGTTTTTTGTGATGCAGAATCTCATAAAATTATTGATATACTTGAAGATAGGCGCTTAAATCAATTAAGAAATTACTTTTCAAAATATTCTCAAAAAGCTAAGATTTCAAGTCACTATATGCTTACTTCAATAAAGACATATATTAAATATTTGGCTTATATTAAAAATAGTTTAAATTATCCATTTTCCAATGGTCCTATTGAAGGTATTAATAATAAAATAAAAGTTATGCGCGGATCGCATTTGGATACAAAAGTTTTTACTATTTAA
- a CDS encoding NAD(P)-dependent oxidoreductase, whose product MREDVIHFEALGEEAIHIKEETEAKQKLGLLPQDFRYIVTPENLQTYIKKHKDIKLPNIITTKTHSKLPQEYLEGAKKSIITRSAGYDHFENLQEVINLTSLREYCVNAVAQTAIKFVYAMAGRLNEYTKNTETFERNQTNSFMELGPNRTATVFGVGKIGKRVYELLEGNGLNVQAVDIREEELKKLYKGTVKFVNKEEAIQTSDIIVNVMNLTKDPQSKFYNVNYFSEKYLCRAKKGVMFANVTRGDIAPESVLLKLYNKKIIGGIGLDVFTDEAKFSKLIKDGLLSENGNHKASKEIVEKALDHTENFYVQPHQGFNSDLAAIAKAREAVNHICEWYKNDKENFNEQLPYYEG is encoded by the coding sequence ATGAGAGAAGATGTAATACATTTTGAAGCATTAGGAGAAGAGGCTATACATATAAAAGAAGAAACAGAAGCAAAACAAAAATTAGGTTTATTACCACAAGATTTTAGATATATAGTAACTCCAGAAAATTTACAAACTTATATAAAAAAACATAAAGATATTAAATTACCGAATATTATTACAACAAAAACACATTCAAAGTTACCGCAAGAATATTTAGAGGGAGCTAAAAAAAGCATTATAACAAGAAGCGCGGGATATGATCATTTTGAAAATTTACAAGAAGTTATTAATTTAACTTCATTAAGAGAATATTGTGTTAATGCAGTGGCTCAAACAGCTATAAAATTTGTATATGCTATGGCGGGGAGATTAAATGAATATACTAAAAATACAGAAACGTTTGAAAGAAATCAAACTAATTCTTTTATGGAACTGGGACCAAATAGGACAGCAACAGTATTTGGAGTTGGAAAAATAGGGAAAAGAGTGTATGAGTTATTAGAAGGAAATGGATTAAATGTTCAAGCTGTTGATATAAGAGAAGAAGAATTAAAAAAATTATATAAAGGAACAGTAAAATTTGTAAATAAAGAAGAAGCAATTCAAACAAGCGATATTATTGTTAATGTTATGAATTTAACTAAAGATCCTCAAAGTAAATTTTATAATGTTAACTATTTTTCTGAAAAATATTTATGCCGAGCTAAAAAAGGAGTTATGTTTGCTAACGTAACTAGAGGAGATATAGCTCCAGAATCAGTTTTACTTAAATTATATAATAAAAAAATTATAGGAGGAATAGGTTTAGATGTATTTACAGATGAAGCAAAATTTTCGAAATTAATTAAAGATGGTTTATTATCAGAAAATGGAAATCATAAAGCTAGCAAAGAAATAGTTGAAAAAGCTTTAGACCATACAGAAAATTTTTATGTGCAACCTCATCAAGGATTTAATTCAGATTTAGCGGCAATAGCTAAAGCAAGAGAGGCTGTAAATCATATATGTGAATGGTATAAAAATGATAAAGAAAATTTTAATGAGCAATTGCCTTACTACGAAGGATAA